The bacterium genome contains the following window.
CATACGGTTAAGTGCTGATTGATTTCCGCCCGAAAGAAACTCATAAACTCGTTCAAGTTCTTCAAAATATTCCTGCTCGTGTGATTTTACACAAGGAGCGGTGCATCTTTCAATATCAGCGAGGAAACATTTTCTTCCTTTTTTGAATTCCTTCTCATCGCACTCTCTCAATGCAAATGTTTTGTCAATAATATCCATCACTACCTCAGCTTTTCTTCGCGATATAAACAACCCGAAATAATCATTGCCGTCAAAATCAAATTTTGTTGTGATTTCTGCTTTTGGATATGCATGAGTTTTATTTATTCTGATGAAATATTTGTTGCCATATTTCTTGAGTTGTCGGTTATGTCGGGGATTTATGAGCTTGATGCTTTCAGCTTCTAAAAGCAATGCAGTCAGTTCAGAATTGGTTATTTCGGTCTTAATTTTAGCTGCCTGTTTAACAATTTTCTTCTGTTTACCAATCGTTGTTGGCGAAAAATAACTCCGAACTCTGTCCTTTAAAGATTTTGCTTTACCGATATAAATGATTTCATTTTTTTTATTCAGGAAATAATAAACTCCCGGTGCATCTGGAAGTGTGTAAAGCGAGTCGTGAACATCTTTTGGCAATTTGATCTGTAAGTTCGAAGCAACCGTGGAAGATTCAAATTCTAGTAGTTGCTGTAATGTTTTTATTCCTTTTTCTTTAGATAACTTTTTTATCAGCTTGATCAGAATTTTTGCAGTAGCTTCAGCATCAGATAATGCACGGTGTGAATCTTTGTTCACAATTCCTAGATGTTCCGAAACCGATGCCAGCGATTTACTTTTAAGTGACGGAAAAACTTTCCTCGATAATTTTAATGTGCATACATTCAGATTGCTTAATGGTTCAAAACCGTTTCTAATAAACTCATATCGTAAAAAACCTTCATCAAAACTTAAATTGTGTCCGCCTATAATTGAGTTGCCTATCAATTCCTCAATCTCTTCTGCTGTATCATAAAAACCCGGTGAATATTCGACATCACTATTCGCAATACCGGTAAACTGAGTTATGAAATAAGGTATGTCACATCCCGGATTAATTAGAGTTGAATATCTGTCGACTATTTTTAGGTTTTTAATTTTTACAATCCCAATTTCAATTATGCGGTTGTTTCTTGCAGAGAGACCTGTAGTTTCAACATCAAGCACACTGAATTCTGTGTCTTTAAGAAGTGTTGATGGAAGTTCTGATGTAATCATATCCGAAATCTATTACTTGTGAATTAGACTATCAAAATAATATTTTTGATATAGGATAAAACATCAATTAATTTTCTAATAAGAATTAAAATTATCATGATGAAGTTAATTTTAATCCTCCATTGAAAACCTATTTCTGCAGATTGGTGAACAATGGAAGTGATCGAATAACGTTTTTATTTTTAGGCGGTTAGATGTCAAAAACAATTAGTGCTTTAATTCTATTTTTGATACTGTCTGGAATTATCCGACCTCAAACAGTTTTAATAGGAACAGGT
Protein-coding sequences here:
- a CDS encoding GIY-YIG nuclease family protein; amino-acid sequence: MITSELPSTLLKDTEFSVLDVETTGLSARNNRIIEIGIVKIKNLKIVDRYSTLINPGCDIPYFITQFTGIANSDVEYSPGFYDTAEEIEELIGNSIIGGHNLSFDEGFLRYEFIRNGFEPLSNLNVCTLKLSRKVFPSLKSKSLASVSEHLGIVNKDSHRALSDAEATAKILIKLIKKLSKEKGIKTLQQLLEFESSTVASNLQIKLPKDVHDSLYTLPDAPGVYYFLNKKNEIIYIGKAKSLKDRVRSYFSPTTIGKQKKIVKQAAKIKTEITNSELTALLLEAESIKLINPRHNRQLKKYGNKYFIRINKTHAYPKAEITTKFDFDGNDYFGLFISRRKAEVVMDIIDKTFALRECDEKEFKKGRKCFLADIERCTAPCVKSHEQEYFEELERVYEFLSGGNQSALNRMLNKMKDYAAKEKFEKAAETKQVIDLMLSQTHKSSLLSEPINKANVLFDVTEGINKDHILLLEGKYFIRKDSASGKDIFENAIDDYYSHTNRIDINPTEEDLEKMKISLNWLTKNRNKVRIFYLKDYSSKAELFNAVSSNKAVSKKSSRSFNLRRIVVQDSIDE